One Algibacter sp. L3A6 genomic region harbors:
- a CDS encoding HipA family kinase, producing the protein MNKIDIRTVDVTQYVHPLREGGSLPAIVKADDSFLYVLKFRGAGQGKKALIAEFIGGEIARAIGLKVPELVFMNLDDSFSKTEPDEEIQDLLKFSVGLNLGLHFLSSAITYDPLVSTTGSLTASKVVLLDSIISNIDRTAKNTNLLQWNKELWVIDNGASFYFHHDWKNWENHLTRTFPLIKDHVLLQKATKLKEAAVEIKNLLSAAKIAEIISNIPEDWLISESDTMSSDDMRAAYIEFINSRYSKIDLLVKEAEDAR; encoded by the coding sequence ATGAATAAAATTGATATTCGCACTGTAGATGTTACGCAATATGTGCATCCGTTAAGAGAAGGTGGCTCACTTCCGGCCATAGTTAAGGCTGATGATAGCTTTCTATATGTATTAAAATTTAGAGGTGCCGGACAAGGAAAAAAAGCATTAATTGCTGAGTTTATTGGTGGAGAAATAGCACGTGCCATCGGCTTAAAAGTCCCTGAATTAGTTTTTATGAATTTAGACGACTCGTTTAGCAAAACGGAACCAGACGAAGAAATTCAAGACTTACTTAAATTTAGTGTAGGCTTAAATTTAGGCTTACATTTTTTATCGAGCGCTATTACTTACGATCCTTTGGTGAGCACAACAGGTAGCTTAACCGCCTCTAAAGTGGTACTTTTAGATAGCATTATTAGCAATATTGATAGAACTGCAAAGAACACTAATTTACTGCAATGGAATAAGGAACTTTGGGTAATAGATAATGGCGCTAGTTTTTATTTTCATCACGATTGGAAAAATTGGGAGAACCATTTAACCAGAACATTTCCGTTGATAAAAGACCATGTGCTTTTACAAAAAGCAACAAAACTAAAAGAAGCCGCTGTAGAAATTAAAAATTTGCTAAGTGCAGCTAAAATTGCAGAAATAATATCTAACATACCTGAAGATTGGCTTATAAGCGAATCTGACACTATGAGTAGTGATGACATGAGAGCAGCTTATATTGAGTTTATAAATTCGAGATATTCTAAGATTGATTTACTAGTTAAAGAAGCTGAAGATGCAAGATAA
- a CDS encoding DUF3037 domain-containing protein: MQDKYTFEYAVIRVVPKVEREEFFNVGVILFSKRKKFLGIKYYINPNKLKAFSPEVELDLFNDYLKAWELVCAGNPNGGRIEKMELSDRFRWLTACRSTIIQSSKTHSGLCNDPEKMLEDIFNSHVL; the protein is encoded by the coding sequence ATGCAAGATAAATATACATTTGAGTACGCCGTTATTAGAGTTGTACCTAAGGTAGAACGTGAAGAGTTTTTTAATGTTGGAGTTATTCTTTTTTCGAAGCGTAAAAAATTTCTTGGTATAAAATATTATATAAACCCAAATAAACTGAAAGCGTTTTCTCCGGAAGTAGAATTGGATTTATTTAATGATTATTTAAAAGCTTGGGAACTGGTTTGCGCCGGAAACCCAAATGGAGGTAGAATAGAAAAGATGGAACTATCGGATAGGTTTAGATGGTTAACAGCTTGTAGAAGCACCATTATTCAAAGTTCTAAAACACACTCTGGATTGTGCAATGATCCTGAAAAAATGCTAGAAGATATTTTTAATAGCCATGTGCTATAA